From one Malus sylvestris chromosome 1, drMalSylv7.2, whole genome shotgun sequence genomic stretch:
- the LOC126623261 gene encoding probable mannitol dehydrogenase, which translates to MVMSKEQEHPKKAFGWAARDSSGVFSPFSRRETGDKDVIFRVLYCGICHSDLHMANNEWGISTYPLVPGHEIVGVVTEVGSKVQKFNVGDKVGVGCMVGSCTSCENCSKHHENYCPKVILTYGAKYYDGTTTYGGYSDIMVANEHFVVRIPDNLPLDGVAPLPCAGITTYSPLRYFGLDEPGIHVGVVGLGGLGHVAVRFAKAMGVKVTVISTSPNKKDEAIEHLCADSFLVSRDEDQLNKFAEMGTLDGIIDTVSAVHPLLPLIGLLKSHGKLVMVGAPEKPLELPVIPLLSGRKIVAGSGIGGMKETQEMIDFAAKNNITADIEVIPIDYVNIAMERLFKADVRYRFVIDIGNTLKSTL; encoded by the exons ATGGTGATGTCTAAAGAACAAGAACACCCCAAGAAAGCCTTTGGTTGGGCTGCCAGGGATTCATCTGGGGTTTTCTCTCCATTCTCAAGAAG GGAAACGGGCGACAAAGATGTAATATTCAGAGTGTTATACTGTGGGATATGTCATTCG GACCTTCACATGGCCAATAACGAATGGGGAATTTCTACCTATCCATTGGTTCCCGG ACATGAAATTGTTGGTGTAGTGACGGAGGTAGGGAGCAAAGTACAAAAATTCAATGTCGGAGACAAGGTAGGTGTTGGATGCATGGTGGGATCATGTACATCTTGTGAAAATTGTTCCAAGCATCATGAAAATTACTGCCCCAAAGTGATACTCACTTATGGTGCCAAGTACTACGACGGAACCACCACATATGGAGGTTACTCTGACATCATGGTGGCCAATGAGCACTTTGTAGTCCGTATACCAGACAACCTTCCCCTTGATGGAGTGGCTCCTCTCCCATGCGCTGGGATTACAACTTACAGCCCTTTGAGATATTTCGGACTTGACGAACCCGGTATCCATGTGGGTGTGGTGGGTTTAGGCGGTCTAGGCCATGTGGCTGTTAGGTTTGCTAAGGCTATGGGGGTTAAGGTTACTGTCATCAGTACCTCCCCTAATAAGAAGGATGAAGCGATTGAACATCTCTGTGCTGATTCGTTTTTGGTCAGCCGTGATGAAGATCAGTTAAACAAGTTT GCTGAAATGGGCACATTGGATGGTATCATTGACACGGTTTCTGCAGTCCACCCTCTATTGCCTTTGATTGGTTTGTTGAAGTCTCACGGAAAGCTAGTGATGGTTGGAGCACCAGAGAAGCCTCTTGAGCTTCCAGTTATTCCGTTGCTCTCGG GAAGGAAGATAGTAGCTGGGAGTGGCATTGGGGGCATGAAGGAGACGCAAGAGATGATTGATTTTGCAGCCAAGAATAACATAACAGCTGATATTGAGGTTATCCCAATCGATTATGTGAACATTGCCATGGAGCGCCTTTTTAAAGCAGATGTCAGATATCGATTTGTCATTGATATTGGAAACACATTGAAGTCTACCTTGTAG